One stretch of Nesterenkonia halotolerans DNA includes these proteins:
- a CDS encoding DNA repair helicase XPB has protein sequence MTDGPLIVQSDKTVLLEVDHPQADVARRAVAAFADLERAPEHIHTYRITPLGLWNARAAGFDAEYVVDTLLNHSRFPVPHSLLVDIAETMSRYGRLRLEKDPVHGLVLRSQEEGILSEVLHAKTLTSLLGPQIDDTTVAVHGQARGELKQQLLRLGWPAEDLAGFVDGTAHPIELCQDGWALRGYQQEAVDNFWQAGSGVVVLPCGAGKTLVGAAAMATSGTITLILVNSTVSARQWKAELIKRTSLTEEEIGEYSGARKEVRPVTIATYQVLASRKNELFTHLELLNGHDWGLIIYDEVHLLPAPIFRMTADLQARRRLGLTATLIREDGREREVFSLIGPKRYDTPWKQMEAQGWIAPATCIEVRTDLPRGLRMDYAAAPDKERHRIAAGAEVKDDVVARLVNRHRYLGEQVLVIGQFVEQLERLGEQLGAPVLTGSASVAARQKQFDAFRAGELEVLVVSKIANFSIDLPQASVAIQVSGTFGSRQEEAQRLGRLLRPGETAEGEDPKRAHFYSVVTRDTVDMEYAARRQRFLSEQGYGYSILDAEDIV, from the coding sequence ATGACTGATGGACCGCTGATCGTCCAGTCGGACAAGACCGTCCTGCTGGAAGTCGATCACCCGCAGGCCGATGTGGCCCGCCGAGCCGTGGCCGCCTTCGCGGATCTGGAGCGCGCACCGGAGCACATCCACACCTACCGCATCACCCCGCTGGGACTCTGGAACGCGCGGGCTGCCGGGTTCGACGCCGAGTACGTGGTGGACACCCTGCTGAACCATTCCCGCTTCCCCGTCCCCCACTCGCTGCTGGTGGACATCGCGGAGACGATGAGCCGCTACGGGCGGCTGCGCCTGGAGAAGGACCCGGTCCATGGCCTGGTGCTGCGCAGCCAGGAGGAGGGGATCCTCAGCGAGGTGCTCCACGCCAAGACGCTGACCTCGCTGCTGGGACCCCAGATCGACGACACCACCGTCGCGGTGCACGGCCAGGCCCGTGGAGAGCTCAAGCAGCAGCTGCTGCGGCTGGGCTGGCCTGCGGAGGATCTGGCCGGTTTCGTCGACGGCACCGCGCATCCGATCGAGCTGTGCCAGGACGGCTGGGCGCTGCGCGGATATCAGCAGGAAGCCGTGGACAACTTCTGGCAGGCCGGCTCCGGAGTGGTGGTGCTGCCCTGCGGGGCGGGAAAGACCCTCGTCGGCGCCGCGGCCATGGCGACCTCCGGAACCATCACGCTGATCCTGGTCAACTCCACGGTCTCGGCCCGGCAGTGGAAGGCTGAGCTGATCAAGCGCACCTCACTGACCGAGGAGGAGATCGGAGAGTACTCCGGTGCACGCAAGGAGGTCCGTCCGGTCACGATCGCGACCTACCAGGTGCTGGCCTCGCGCAAGAACGAGCTCTTCACGCACCTGGAGCTGCTCAACGGACACGACTGGGGGCTGATCATCTACGACGAGGTCCACCTCCTGCCCGCCCCGATCTTCCGGATGACCGCTGACCTGCAGGCCCGCCGCCGGCTGGGACTGACCGCCACGCTGATCCGCGAGGATGGGCGCGAGCGAGAGGTCTTCTCGCTGATCGGCCCGAAGCGCTATGACACGCCCTGGAAGCAGATGGAGGCGCAGGGGTGGATCGCGCCGGCCACCTGCATCGAGGTCCGCACCGATCTTCCACGCGGGCTGCGCATGGACTACGCCGCAGCTCCGGACAAGGAGCGCCACCGCATCGCCGCCGGCGCCGAGGTCAAGGACGACGTCGTGGCGCGGCTGGTGAACAGGCACCGCTATCTCGGCGAGCAGGTGCTGGTGATCGGTCAGTTCGTTGAGCAGCTCGAGCGCCTCGGTGAACAGCTGGGGGCTCCGGTGCTGACCGGCTCGGCCTCGGTCGCCGCGCGGCAGAAGCAGTTCGATGCCTTCCGCGCGGGAGAGCTGGAGGTGCTCGTGGTCTCCAAGATCGCCAACTTCTCCATCGACCTGCCCCAGGCTTCGGTGGCGATCCAGGTCTCGGGGACCTTCGGCTCCCGGCAGGAGGAGGCTCAACGACTGGGCCGCCTGCTGCGGCCCGGCGAGACGGCCGAGGGAGAGGATCCCAAGCGCGCGCACTTCTACTCGGTGGTGACCCGGGACACCGTGGATATGGAGTACGCCGCGCGGCGGCAGCGGTTCCTCTCCGAGCAGGGCTACGGGTACTCGATCCTGGACGCAGAAGACATCGTGTGA